In a genomic window of Atribacterota bacterium:
- a CDS encoding IclR family transcriptional regulator, producing the protein MKNNSKTRKKQENRISTLERAIKLLEYMETARIKSTLSDITAILPIPSGTAFNILKTLEAYGLIERETSSRQYKLGFRMFQLGNNVEYIRNLREVSLPFMRELTREIKETSNLGILFAETLYFLAIIESPFTTKTRSAVGSSLPLHAPAVGKALLAYQKEEDRKKLLDLIALPKFTPNTLTEKEELWDELDMIKKQGYAVDSEEVFLGTTCIAAPVFDSAQKITAALGITGDTVRIKKIYPH; encoded by the coding sequence ATGAAAAACAATTCCAAAACAAGGAAAAAACAGGAAAATAGAATATCCACCCTAGAAAGAGCTATTAAGCTTTTAGAATATATGGAGACTGCCAGGATAAAGTCCACATTATCAGACATTACAGCCATCCTACCTATTCCCAGTGGCACTGCATTTAATATCTTAAAGACACTGGAAGCCTATGGATTAATCGAACGGGAAACCTCCTCCAGACAGTATAAATTGGGTTTTAGGATGTTTCAATTGGGGAATAACGTGGAATATATTCGGAATCTACGCGAAGTCTCCTTGCCATTTATGAGAGAGTTGACCAGGGAAATCAAAGAAACCTCTAATCTGGGTATCCTCTTTGCAGAAACACTCTATTTTTTAGCCATCATTGAAAGTCCATTTACTACTAAAACAAGATCTGCAGTAGGTTCAAGCTTACCCTTACACGCACCTGCAGTGGGAAAGGCATTGTTAGCCTATCAGAAAGAGGAAGACAGAAAGAAATTGCTTGATCTCATAGCCCTCCCCAAATTTACTCCTAATACCTTGACCGAAAAGGAAGAGTTATGGGATGAATTGGATATGATAAAAAAACAGGGATATGCGGTAGATAGCGAGGAGGTTTTTCTGGGAACAACCTGCATTGCAGCCCCGGTTTTTGATTCAGCGCAAAAAATCACTGCTGCACTTGGAATTACCGGTGATACAGTGAGGATTAAAAAAATATATCCTCACTGA
- a CDS encoding TRAP transporter small permease, which translates to MFGFSFRWTEELIRYLFIYMVFFGIPIAFRQNVHAAIEYFKSTFFKRFNSVLQIFCELVLGIMVVYISYYTIIMIRGRLGRTLSSGLKLPFAYLYSSVLFCFGLLLIEIIQRFFIKGYRQQQMKSDKDK; encoded by the coding sequence ATTTTTGGTTTTTCTTTTCGCTGGACAGAAGAATTAATCCGATATTTATTTATATATATGGTCTTTTTTGGAATACCCATTGCCTTTAGACAGAATGTTCATGCAGCTATTGAATATTTTAAATCAACGTTTTTTAAAAGATTCAATTCAGTATTACAAATTTTTTGTGAACTGGTATTAGGCATAATGGTTGTTTATATAAGTTATTACACCATTATTATGATTAGAGGCAGGTTAGGAAGAACCCTCTCTTCAGGTCTAAAACTCCCTTTTGCTTATCTCTACAGTTCAGTTCTCTTTTGTTTTGGTCTGCTATTAATTGAAATCATACAACGTTTTTTCATAAAAGGCTATCGTCAACAACAAATGAAGAGTGATAAGGATAAATAA
- the kduD gene encoding 2-dehydro-3-deoxy-D-gluconate 5-dehydrogenase KduD: protein MILDGFILKNKVALVTGCTTGLGQGMSIGLAEAGADIVGIDFQADPTQTKTAIKKIGGNFLFLEENLLSIEPINSIIGRVVQEFGRLDILVNNAGIIRRADALDFAVKDWDEVMDINLKTVFFLCQSAGRQFIKQKSKGKIINIASMLSFQGGIRVPSYTASKSGVMGITRLLANEWAQYHINVNAIAPGYMATNNTAPLRKDKGRSAEILKRIPAGRWGTPEDLKGIAVFLASSASDYINGAIIPVDGGWLAR from the coding sequence ATGATTCTTGATGGTTTTATATTGAAAAATAAAGTTGCACTGGTTACCGGATGTACAACCGGTCTCGGTCAGGGTATGTCCATAGGATTGGCTGAAGCTGGAGCAGATATTGTGGGCATCGATTTTCAGGCTGATCCGACACAAACAAAGACTGCTATAAAAAAAATTGGTGGTAATTTTCTTTTTCTGGAAGAAAACCTGCTTTCAATTGAGCCTATTAATAGCATTATAGGTAGAGTTGTACAGGAATTTGGGAGACTGGATATTCTGGTTAATAATGCGGGAATTATTCGTAGAGCTGATGCTCTGGATTTTGCTGTAAAGGATTGGGATGAGGTAATGGATATTAACCTGAAAACAGTTTTCTTTCTTTGTCAGTCTGCCGGTAGGCAATTTATTAAGCAGAAATCAAAAGGTAAAATAATAAACATTGCTTCTATGTTATCCTTCCAGGGAGGAATCAGGGTTCCATCTTATACCGCCAGTAAAAGCGGTGTTATGGGCATAACTCGATTACTGGCAAATGAATGGGCACAGTATCATATTAATGTTAATGCTATTGCTCCCGGGTATATGGCAACTAACAATACGGCACCATTAAGGAAGGATAAGGGAAGAAGTGCTGAAATATTAAAGCGAATACCGGCTGGAAGATGGGGAACTCCTGAAGATTTAAAAGGAATTGCTGTTTTTTTAGCATCCTCTGCTTCTGATTATATCAATGGAGCAATTATACCAGTTGATGGAGGATGGTTGGCCAGATAG